From a region of the Equus przewalskii isolate Varuska chromosome 2, EquPr2, whole genome shotgun sequence genome:
- the TMEM51 gene encoding transmembrane protein 51 produces MMAQSKANGSHYALTAIGLGMLVLGVIMAMWNLVPGFSAAEKPTAQGNKTEIGSGILKSKTFSVAYVLVGAGVALLLLSICLSIRDKRKQRQGEEMAHIQHQQGAEPRAQEEDSQEEEEVSSRYYVPSYEEVMNTNYSQAREQDQNQRMSISLPSYESLTGLDETTPTTTRADVEASPGNPPDRQNSKLAKRLKPLKVRRIKSEKLHLKDFRINLPDKNVPPPSIEPLTPPPHYDEVQEKAPDARPPD; encoded by the exons ATGATGGCGCAGTCCAAGGCCAACGGCTCACACTACGCGCTGACCGCCATCGGCCTGGGGATGCTGGTCCTCGGGGTCATCATGGCCATGTGGAACCTGGTGCCCGGGTTCAGTGCGGCCGAAAAGCCGACAGCTCAGGGGAACAAGACCGAGATAGGCAGTGGCATTCTCAAGAGCAAGACCTTCTCCGTGGCCTATGTGCTGGTCGGCGCTGGGGTGGCCCTGCTGCTGCTCTCCATCTGCCTGAGCATCCGGGACAAGAGGAAACAGCGGCAAGGCGAGGAGATGGCGCACATCCAGCACCAGCAGGGGGCCGAGCCTCGTGCCCAGGAGGAAGACAG ccaggaggaggaggaggtctcCTCGAGGTACTACGTCCCCAGTTACGAGGAAGTGATGAACACAAACTACTCGCAGGCGAGGGAGCAGGACCAGAACCAGAGGATGAgcatctctctcccctcctaTGAGTCCTTGACGGGCCTCGATGAGACGACCCCCACGACCACCAGGGCCGACGTGGAGGCCAGCCCGGGGAACCCCCCCGACAGGCAGAACTCCAAGTTGGCCAAACGCCTGAAGCCACTGAAAGTTCGAAGGATTAAATCTGAGAAGCTTCACCTCAAAGACTTTAGGATCAATCTCCCGGACAAAAacgtccctcctccctccatcgaGCCTTTGACCCCCCCGCCACACTATGATGAAGTCCAGGAGAAGGCCCCCGACGCCCGGCCGCCTGACTGA